In Streptomyces hawaiiensis, one genomic interval encodes:
- a CDS encoding C2 family cysteine protease, producing the protein MLTTAQQNLPSGQNASRNPDLQDLVGDVVPMPSFFRRPRLPGSLGGELGDMQSSMKRRIKQLEGLQELEQRGYPVSENSVFLDEKAPDAKKIDEALRHLRELHGKDFGTNGNRDDLEQISGELDGLTAAELDTLVTKASPRDLTFYNQLLTCTDDSAWNPFDHNGLPEDKRRNTLSLMLSKVSPEKVGKFTAAFPGVQPTFTNTAAYEDGGNEQNGQNNSGIHWQAPPDPLFKDSVSVDDIHQRQFGDCWYVASLAAVAQKDPQFIRDGIKQNPNGTVSVRVWDEGGNYQWVTMTADLPCDTNGNPISTYGNGESWPAYYEKAFALSYTGDDEGERGYGGIEGDDPKQSAPYLTGNGGEDLKSGGFLGIGEHEDKSLSSLKKEFDSGRAVTVYTPADEGLDDDHPAEWGDTYHSNHAYYVRGFTDDGKVILGNPWGSDGYPPIEVSQEQFNKYFAGPEAFDVS; encoded by the coding sequence GTGCTCACCACCGCTCAGCAGAACCTGCCGTCGGGGCAGAACGCCTCCCGGAACCCGGATCTCCAGGACCTCGTCGGCGATGTGGTCCCGATGCCGTCGTTCTTCCGTCGCCCGCGCCTGCCCGGTTCCCTCGGTGGTGAGCTCGGTGACATGCAGTCGTCGATGAAGCGCCGTATCAAGCAGCTCGAGGGACTTCAGGAGCTGGAGCAGCGGGGTTATCCCGTCAGCGAGAACAGCGTCTTCCTCGACGAGAAGGCGCCTGACGCCAAGAAGATCGACGAGGCCTTGCGCCACCTTCGTGAACTGCACGGCAAGGACTTCGGCACCAACGGCAACCGCGACGACTTGGAGCAGATCTCCGGCGAGCTCGACGGGCTGACAGCCGCCGAGCTGGACACGTTGGTGACGAAGGCGTCGCCCAGGGACCTAACCTTCTACAACCAGCTGCTCACCTGTACTGACGACTCCGCCTGGAACCCGTTCGACCACAACGGGCTGCCCGAGGACAAACGCCGGAACACGCTGAGTCTGATGCTGTCCAAGGTGAGTCCGGAGAAGGTGGGCAAGTTCACCGCTGCCTTTCCCGGGGTGCAGCCCACATTCACCAACACCGCCGCGTATGAAGACGGGGGCAACGAGCAGAACGGACAGAACAACTCGGGCATCCACTGGCAGGCGCCACCCGATCCGCTGTTCAAGGACTCGGTGAGTGTGGACGACATCCACCAGCGGCAGTTCGGGGACTGCTGGTACGTCGCCTCGCTCGCCGCCGTCGCACAGAAGGACCCGCAGTTCATCCGAGACGGCATCAAGCAGAATCCCAATGGGACCGTGAGCGTGCGCGTCTGGGACGAGGGGGGCAACTACCAGTGGGTCACCATGACCGCGGATCTGCCCTGTGACACCAATGGCAACCCGATCAGCACCTACGGTAACGGGGAGTCCTGGCCGGCGTACTACGAGAAGGCTTTCGCCCTTTCGTACACGGGCGACGACGAGGGCGAGCGCGGCTACGGTGGGATCGAGGGCGACGATCCCAAGCAATCCGCGCCCTACCTGACGGGCAACGGCGGAGAGGACCTGAAATCGGGCGGGTTCCTCGGCATCGGCGAGCACGAGGACAAGAGTCTGTCGTCACTGAAGAAGGAGTTCGACTCCGGCAGGGCGGTGACGGTGTACACCCCGGCTGACGAAGGCCTGGACGACGACCACCCCGCGGAGTGGGGAGACACCTATCACAGTAACCACGCCTACTACGTCCGCGGGTTCACCGATGACGGCAAGGTCATTCTCGGCAACCCTTGGGGAAGCGACGGCTATCCCCCGATCGAGGTGTCACAGGAGCAGTTCAACAAGTACTTTGCGGGACCTGAGGCTTTCGATGTCTCGTGA
- a CDS encoding PE-PGRS family protein, translating into MRNVNPDDLDQLAKLLDGRGGVQDKVDEAFTRASRLGVTSKLTTLKPLRGWVKDTAPDLRKRAVFARLESGDPQAGLTWAGFSPKEIEKYKSEGLGPDALLLANSVAASDDPNAYKFKRQPDESLADWIERLEAHAIAQIPGLQPHEETIASMIGLYGDWGSVTAATAVVTLQGTSLTKVLLGNSLKTGALRTWKTRLGVVLRGSESGLIRSAGNGLIKWTPKLRSLSAPGSWLPGQLGSLFGRSTTYQSLSRIPLTSGIRGDLIGQGYNWARATPLMNTLRANGVIDFLVGSDQAAKMYGGFTHSGQAVARAGNASLIKVFTKAANSQRFANSVAEATNAARGAGALRTGLGAAAKTAGFLRGAGIVGGVLSTGFSAANVISQGNPVDAFKKKGAAYVADVAEVGFNASLTAAMVAPNPVTIGLAVGTGLVYGGAKVVQHWDDIKEGAGKAAGWVGDKAKDLGKSIAKSKANPMNWF; encoded by the coding sequence ATGCGGAATGTGAATCCGGACGACCTGGACCAGCTCGCGAAGCTGCTCGACGGGCGCGGCGGGGTCCAGGACAAAGTGGATGAGGCATTCACCAGAGCGTCCAGGCTCGGCGTGACGAGCAAGTTGACCACGCTCAAGCCCTTGCGCGGCTGGGTCAAGGACACCGCACCGGACTTGCGTAAGCGGGCCGTCTTCGCACGGCTGGAGAGCGGTGACCCGCAGGCCGGACTCACGTGGGCCGGGTTCAGCCCCAAGGAGATCGAGAAGTACAAGAGCGAGGGCCTCGGCCCCGACGCCCTCCTGCTGGCCAACTCCGTGGCGGCCAGCGACGATCCGAACGCCTACAAGTTCAAGCGACAGCCCGACGAGTCGCTGGCCGACTGGATCGAGCGCCTGGAGGCCCACGCCATCGCCCAGATCCCCGGGCTCCAGCCGCACGAGGAGACGATCGCCTCCATGATCGGCCTGTACGGCGACTGGGGCTCGGTGACCGCCGCCACGGCCGTCGTCACCCTCCAGGGCACCTCACTGACCAAGGTGCTGCTGGGCAACTCCCTGAAGACGGGCGCCCTTCGGACCTGGAAGACGCGGCTCGGCGTGGTCCTGCGCGGCTCCGAGAGCGGGCTCATACGGTCCGCGGGCAACGGCCTGATCAAGTGGACTCCGAAACTGCGTTCACTGAGCGCGCCGGGCAGTTGGCTGCCCGGTCAGCTCGGCTCGCTCTTCGGCCGGAGCACCACCTATCAGAGCCTCTCCCGCATCCCCCTCACCAGCGGCATTCGCGGAGACCTGATCGGCCAGGGTTACAACTGGGCGCGCGCCACGCCTTTGATGAACACACTCCGCGCCAACGGCGTCATCGACTTCCTGGTCGGCTCCGACCAGGCGGCCAAGATGTACGGCGGTTTCACGCACTCCGGCCAGGCTGTCGCCCGCGCCGGCAACGCGAGCCTGATCAAGGTGTTCACCAAGGCCGCGAACAGCCAGCGGTTCGCCAACTCCGTGGCGGAGGCCACCAACGCCGCGCGGGGCGCGGGGGCCCTCCGTACCGGCCTCGGCGCCGCCGCCAAGACCGCAGGGTTCCTGCGCGGCGCCGGCATCGTGGGCGGTGTCCTGTCGACCGGCTTCAGCGCCGCCAACGTCATTTCTCAGGGCAACCCCGTCGACGCCTTCAAGAAGAAGGGTGCGGCGTACGTCGCCGACGTCGCCGAGGTCGGCTTCAACGCCTCTCTCACGGCCGCCATGGTCGCCCCGAACCCGGTCACCATCGGCCTCGCGGTCGGGACGGGTCTCGTCTACGGCGGTGCGAAGGTCGTCCAGCACTGGGACGACATCAAGGAGGGCGCGGGCAAGGCGGCCGGCTGGGTCGGCGACAAGGCCAAGGACTTGGGGAAGAGCATCGCCAAGTCCAAGGCGAATCCGATGAACTGGTTCTGA
- a CDS encoding WXG100 family type VII secretion target, with product MDRGADLTQLRELSKLFGKKATDLQGLIKALESATSHSSGYWKGPKADRFRNDWHDIKPTFDKWVDTLNEASKSANTSADNIERAT from the coding sequence ATGGATCGCGGTGCAGATCTCACTCAGCTTCGGGAGCTGTCCAAGCTCTTCGGCAAGAAGGCCACCGACCTCCAGGGCCTCATCAAGGCTCTGGAGTCCGCCACCAGCCACAGCTCGGGGTACTGGAAGGGGCCCAAGGCCGACCGCTTCCGGAACGACTGGCACGACATCAAGCCGACGTTCGACAAGTGGGTCGACACGCTGAACGAGGCGAGCAAGTCGGCCAACACCAGCGCCGACAACATCGAGCGCGCGACCTGA